A window of the Lactuca sativa cultivar Salinas chromosome 5, Lsat_Salinas_v11, whole genome shotgun sequence genome harbors these coding sequences:
- the LOC111913131 gene encoding uncharacterized protein LOC111913131, which produces MVGSRTLIGGIFRRLGVKRFESNKYLDYTLTPIQKERLQRLQERLNIPFDEESLEHQKALIDLWYLAYPDVKLQGLISKQWKDMGWHGVNPSTDFRFNCTFF; this is translated from the exons ATGGTTGGATCACGAACTCTGATTGGAGGAATTTTTAGACGCTTAGGCGTCAAGCGCTTTGAAAGTAATAAATATTTGGATTACACTCTCACTCCTATACAG AAGGAGCGTCTTCAAAGGCTTCAAGAAAGATTGAACATACCATTTGATGAAGAAAGCCTTGAACAT CAAAAAGCTCTTATAGATTTGTGGTATTTAGCATATCCAGATGTTAAACTTCAAGGTTTGATCTCAAAGCAATGGAAGGATATGGGGTGGCATGGAGTCAATCCATCAACCGACTTCAGGTTCAATTgcacttttttttaa